From a single Hymenobacter sp. YIM 151500-1 genomic region:
- a CDS encoding zinc-dependent metalloprotease: MKEEVAPAAIQKEELAKLTDFLATSTGVKADNIVFDAAHKTFVLDGDVLITETDARERMAAGQAPQGEHWRGNYLVSNTYVTNIDYFIESSVSSAWRTATRQGIANWNAVNGTRLFLRETTTRSQADVIVNTSYADANWIAQAYLPYSNGRPGNTVTINTKYNSLDASRKQFAMTHEMGHIHGLLHTNQTQGVFIPGTPSSDPNSVMNASVLAWQGFTAGDILATQIIYPE; this comes from the coding sequence GTGAAAGAAGAAGTGGCTCCGGCCGCTATTCAAAAAGAGGAGCTGGCCAAGCTCACCGATTTCCTGGCTACCTCAACCGGCGTCAAAGCGGACAACATCGTATTTGATGCCGCCCACAAGACCTTCGTTCTGGATGGGGACGTGCTGATTACGGAAACCGATGCCCGCGAGCGGATGGCCGCCGGCCAGGCTCCGCAGGGTGAGCACTGGCGCGGGAATTACCTGGTGTCCAACACGTACGTAACTAACATCGACTACTTCATTGAGTCGAGTGTGTCGAGCGCCTGGAGAACGGCCACCCGCCAGGGCATTGCCAACTGGAACGCCGTGAATGGCACCAGGCTGTTCTTGCGGGAAACCACCACCCGCAGCCAGGCCGACGTAATCGTGAATACCAGCTACGCAGACGCCAACTGGATTGCCCAGGCTTACCTGCCGTACTCCAACGGTCGCCCCGGTAACACGGTCACCATTAACACCAAATACAACTCGCTGGATGCCAGCCGCAAGCAGTTTGCCATGACCCACGAGATGGGCCACATCCACGGTCTGCTCCACACCAACCAGACCCAAGGTGTGTTCATTCCCGGCACGCCCTCTTCGGACCCCAACTCGGTGATGAACGCATCGGTGCTGGCCTGGCAGGGATTCACTGCCGGCGACATCCTGGCCACGCAGATTATCTACCCTGAGTAG
- the paaA gene encoding 1,2-phenylacetyl-CoA epoxidase subunit PaaA: MYGSASTHDLPAQATTGLENEDPILLAEFEARIARGEKIEPNDWMPALYRKQLIRMIEQHAHSEIIGSLPEGTWITRAPGFRRKMAQMAKVQDEVGHAQLLYSAAETLGKTREQMLTDLINGKSKYSNVFNYPTPTWADSNVISWLIDAGAIVNQMANAKGSYGPYCRALERICAEEAFHLKYGHDAVVHMATGTPVQRRMMQEALNRWWPAIMTFFGPSDKMSVHTEILMRWKVKMASNDACRQQFLDMYVPKIWEIGLTLPDPNLRKNEDGVWEFTEPDWDDFKRVINGDGPCNQERLAVRRAAEENGAWVRRALLTPKAQYVKPLA; the protein is encoded by the coding sequence ATGTACGGCTCCGCTTCCACCCACGACCTGCCGGCCCAGGCTACTACCGGCCTCGAAAACGAAGACCCGATTTTGCTGGCCGAGTTTGAGGCCCGCATTGCTCGGGGCGAGAAAATCGAGCCCAACGACTGGATGCCGGCCCTGTACCGCAAGCAGCTCATCCGCATGATTGAGCAGCACGCCCACTCCGAAATCATCGGCTCCCTGCCCGAGGGCACCTGGATTACGCGCGCCCCCGGCTTTCGGCGCAAGATGGCCCAGATGGCCAAGGTGCAGGACGAAGTAGGCCACGCTCAGCTCTTGTACTCGGCGGCCGAAACCCTGGGCAAGACGCGGGAGCAGATGCTGACCGACCTCATCAACGGCAAGTCGAAATACTCCAACGTCTTCAACTACCCCACGCCCACCTGGGCCGACTCCAACGTAATTTCCTGGCTGATTGACGCCGGCGCCATCGTCAACCAGATGGCCAACGCCAAGGGCTCGTACGGGCCCTACTGCCGGGCGCTGGAGCGGATTTGCGCCGAGGAAGCTTTCCACCTCAAGTACGGGCACGACGCCGTGGTGCACATGGCCACGGGCACGCCCGTGCAGCGCCGCATGATGCAGGAGGCCCTGAACCGCTGGTGGCCCGCCATCATGACCTTTTTCGGGCCGTCGGACAAGATGAGCGTGCACACCGAGATTCTGATGCGCTGGAAGGTAAAAATGGCCTCCAACGACGCCTGCCGCCAGCAGTTCCTCGATATGTACGTGCCCAAAATCTGGGAAATCGGCCTGACCCTGCCCGACCCCAACCTGCGCAAAAATGAGGACGGCGTGTGGGAATTCACCGAGCCCGACTGGGACGACTTCAAGCGCGTCATCAACGGCGACGGGCCCTGCAACCAGGAGCGCCTGGCCGTGCGCCGCGCCGCCGAGGAAAACGGCGCCTGGGTGCGCCGGGCCCTGCTCACGCCCAAAGCCCAATACGTAAAGCCGCTGGCATAA
- a CDS encoding TetR/AcrR family transcriptional regulator translates to MESTVPTLSRKAQIDYTATVLFRARGFAATSMRELATALGIEAGSIYSHIKSKEEILHRICFRLADAFFAGFEEAVLNEELPVAERLRRAIESHVQVLTQDVAASAVFLHEWRHLSEPARTEFLQLRERYEAGFRQLISRGAATGALRAPDPAFATLTLLASLNWLPTWYRPDGKLTPEDIAHRLTDQLLLGLEVEKLGS, encoded by the coding sequence ATGGAATCCACTGTTCCCACCCTTTCGCGCAAGGCGCAAATCGACTACACGGCTACGGTGTTGTTCCGGGCACGGGGGTTTGCGGCTACGAGCATGCGGGAGCTGGCTACGGCCCTGGGCATTGAGGCGGGCAGCATCTATTCCCACATTAAAAGCAAAGAAGAGATTCTGCACCGCATCTGCTTCCGGCTGGCCGATGCGTTTTTTGCTGGCTTCGAGGAAGCGGTGCTGAATGAGGAGCTGCCGGTAGCCGAGCGCCTGCGCCGCGCCATCGAGAGCCATGTGCAGGTGCTGACCCAGGACGTAGCCGCTTCGGCCGTGTTTCTGCACGAGTGGCGCCACCTGTCGGAGCCCGCCCGCACCGAGTTTTTGCAACTGCGGGAGCGGTACGAAGCCGGCTTCCGCCAGCTTATCAGCCGCGGAGCCGCTACCGGCGCCCTCCGCGCCCCCGACCCGGCCTTTGCTACCCTCACCTTGCTGGCCAGCCTCAACTGGCTGCCCACCTGGTACCGCCCCGACGGCAAGCTTACCCCCGAAGACATAGCCCACCGGCTGACTGACCAGCTGCTTTTAGGTTTAGAAGTTGAGAAGTTGGGAAGTTAG
- the paaC gene encoding 1,2-phenylacetyl-CoA epoxidase subunit PaaC, which produces MPPNLQDPTLDLLYRLADDQLILGHRNSEWNGLGPILEEDIAFSSMAQDKLGHALQLYTLLHELGEAEPDTVAFTRNAPQFHCCQLVELPIGEYDFSLIRHFLFDHAELLRFEALAASSYEPLAQVARKLKGELKYHVLHANTWVKRLGTATEEAIGRMQGALEFTLPYALGIFEKTAQEEAIVAEGLFIGEDELRARWEESITRVLRQTALELPDLRTLTPVLGGRQGQHTEHLQPLLDEMAEVFRLDPTADW; this is translated from the coding sequence ATGCCCCCAAACCTCCAAGACCCCACGCTTGATCTTCTGTACCGCCTCGCCGACGACCAGCTCATTCTGGGCCACCGCAACTCTGAGTGGAACGGGCTGGGGCCGATTCTGGAGGAGGACATTGCCTTTTCGAGCATGGCCCAGGACAAGCTGGGGCACGCCTTGCAGCTTTACACCTTACTGCATGAGCTAGGCGAGGCCGAACCCGACACGGTGGCCTTTACCCGCAACGCCCCGCAGTTTCACTGCTGCCAATTGGTGGAGCTGCCCATCGGCGAGTATGATTTCAGCCTTATCCGCCACTTCCTGTTCGACCACGCTGAGCTGCTGCGCTTCGAGGCCCTGGCGGCCAGTTCCTACGAGCCCCTGGCCCAGGTGGCCCGCAAGCTGAAAGGCGAGTTGAAATACCACGTGCTGCACGCCAACACCTGGGTGAAGCGCCTGGGCACGGCCACCGAAGAAGCCATCGGCCGTATGCAGGGGGCCTTGGAATTCACGCTGCCCTACGCGCTGGGCATCTTCGAGAAAACCGCTCAGGAAGAAGCTATTGTGGCCGAGGGGCTGTTTATTGGGGAGGATGAGCTGCGCGCACGCTGGGAAGAAAGCATTACGCGGGTGCTCCGTCAAACCGCCCTGGAGCTGCCCGACCTGCGCACCCTCACGCCCGTGCTGGGCGGCCGCCAGGGCCAGCACACCGAGCACCTCCAGCCCCTGCTCGACGAAATGGCCGAAGTGTTCCGCCTCGACCCGACCGCAGATTGGTAA
- the rlmD gene encoding 23S rRNA (uracil(1939)-C(5))-methyltransferase RlmD gives MSKAKKIPAEALRNIEIQDMVAEGKCIVRHDNLVIFVTQVAPGDVVDLRITKSKKSFLEAVPTHFHKYSELRVTPFCQHFGVCGGCKWQHLGYETQLQYKQQQVTDTLQRIGKVALPEIQPILGSPSQTYYRNKLEFTFSFMGWLTEDQIKDESQQYDRRVLGFHTPARFDKIIDIEHCWLQPDPSNQIRLAIRDYARENMLRFGNIIKQTGLLRNLIIRTANTGDLMVILQCYRQHQAIEPLLDYLHERFPQITSLNYVLNDKGNETFHDLEVVCYRGEPYIHEEMEGLRFRVGPKSFYQTNSEGAYNLYKVARDFAQLTGQELVYDLYTGAGTIANFVARQARHVIGVEYVEQAVADARINSEINGVTNTEFFAGDMKDVLSAEFIEQHGRPDVVITDPPRAGMHEDVVRRLLDMRAPRIVYVSCNPATQARDLELLDEAYKVTRMQPVDMFPHTHHVENVVALELR, from the coding sequence GTGAGTAAAGCCAAGAAAATTCCGGCGGAGGCGCTCCGCAACATCGAGATTCAGGACATGGTGGCCGAGGGCAAATGCATTGTCCGCCACGACAACCTCGTCATTTTCGTGACGCAAGTAGCCCCCGGCGACGTGGTGGATTTGCGCATCACCAAGAGCAAGAAAAGCTTTCTGGAAGCCGTGCCCACGCACTTCCACAAGTACTCGGAACTGCGCGTGACGCCGTTCTGCCAGCACTTTGGGGTGTGCGGGGGCTGCAAGTGGCAGCACCTCGGCTACGAAACGCAGCTGCAGTACAAGCAGCAGCAGGTCACGGACACGTTGCAGCGCATCGGCAAGGTGGCGCTGCCCGAAATCCAGCCGATTCTTGGTTCGCCTTCGCAGACCTACTACCGCAACAAGCTGGAATTCACGTTCAGCTTTATGGGCTGGCTGACGGAAGACCAGATCAAAGACGAAAGCCAGCAGTACGACCGGCGCGTGCTGGGCTTCCACACGCCCGCGCGGTTTGACAAGATTATCGACATCGAACACTGCTGGCTGCAGCCCGACCCGAGCAACCAGATTCGCCTGGCCATCCGCGACTACGCGCGGGAAAACATGCTGCGCTTCGGCAACATCATCAAGCAAACCGGCCTGCTGCGCAACCTCATCATCCGCACGGCCAACACCGGCGACCTGATGGTGATTCTGCAGTGCTACCGCCAGCACCAAGCCATCGAGCCCCTGCTCGACTACCTCCACGAGCGGTTCCCGCAGATTACCTCGCTCAACTACGTGCTCAACGACAAAGGCAACGAAACCTTCCACGACCTGGAAGTGGTGTGCTACCGCGGGGAGCCCTACATTCACGAGGAAATGGAAGGGCTGCGCTTCCGCGTCGGCCCGAAGTCGTTCTACCAAACCAACTCCGAAGGGGCTTATAACCTCTACAAAGTAGCCCGCGACTTCGCCCAGCTCACGGGCCAGGAGCTGGTGTACGACCTCTACACCGGCGCCGGCACCATTGCCAACTTCGTGGCCCGCCAGGCTCGGCACGTCATCGGCGTGGAGTACGTGGAGCAAGCCGTAGCCGATGCCCGCATCAACTCGGAAATCAACGGCGTGACGAACACGGAGTTTTTCGCCGGCGACATGAAGGACGTGCTTAGCGCCGAGTTCATCGAGCAGCACGGCCGCCCCGACGTAGTCATCACCGACCCGCCCCGCGCCGGCATGCACGAGGACGTAGTGCGCCGCCTGCTCGACATGCGCGCCCCGCGCATCGTGTACGTCAGCTGTAACCCCGCCACCCAGGCCCGCGACCTGGAGCTGCTCGACGAAGCGTATAAAGTAACTCGCATGCAGCCCGTGGACATGTTCCCGCACACGCACCACGTGGAGAACGTAGTGGCGCTGGAGCTGCGGTAG
- the thiL gene encoding thiamine-phosphate kinase, whose translation MSDITPLHQIGEFGLIRRIQDTIQLHQPSTVLGIGDDAAVLAPSAGHHIVVSTDLLVEGVHFDLTFCPLKHLGYKAVAVNVSDIAAMNATPTQLVVALSLPGRFSVEAVEELYQGMRLACEAYNVDIVGGDTTNSRAGLVISITALGQVEAGQAVHRSGAGPNDLLCVTGDLGGAFLGLQVLEREKQAWQADPDTQPELSKYPYVLQRQLRPEARMDIIHELRELGVRPTSMIDVSDGLASEVLHLCQASGTGARIFSENLPIANPSLEVANEFNLDPIMCMLNGGEDYELLFTVPLADHARIKNHPDITIIGHMVDQSEGANLITKAGQPVPLRAQGFSHFDH comes from the coding sequence ATGAGCGACATCACGCCCCTCCACCAAATCGGCGAATTCGGCCTGATTCGCCGCATTCAGGACACGATTCAGCTGCACCAGCCCAGCACCGTGCTTGGCATCGGCGACGACGCGGCCGTGCTGGCGCCTTCGGCCGGTCATCACATTGTCGTCAGCACCGATTTGCTGGTCGAAGGCGTCCATTTTGACCTTACTTTCTGCCCGCTTAAGCATCTGGGTTACAAAGCCGTGGCCGTGAACGTGTCCGATATTGCCGCCATGAACGCCACGCCTACCCAGCTGGTAGTGGCCCTGAGCTTGCCCGGCCGCTTCTCGGTAGAAGCCGTGGAAGAGCTGTACCAGGGCATGCGCCTGGCCTGCGAGGCCTACAACGTCGACATTGTGGGCGGCGACACTACCAACAGCCGCGCTGGCTTGGTCATTAGCATCACGGCTCTGGGCCAGGTGGAGGCCGGCCAGGCCGTGCACCGCTCCGGCGCCGGCCCCAACGACCTGCTCTGCGTAACCGGCGACCTGGGCGGGGCCTTCCTGGGCCTGCAGGTGCTGGAGCGCGAAAAGCAAGCCTGGCAAGCCGACCCCGACACCCAGCCCGAACTAAGCAAGTACCCCTACGTGCTCCAGCGCCAGCTCCGCCCCGAGGCGCGCATGGACATCATTCACGAGTTGCGCGAGCTGGGCGTGCGGCCCACCAGCATGATTGATGTCTCGGATGGGCTGGCCTCAGAGGTGCTGCATCTGTGCCAGGCCAGCGGTACTGGGGCGCGCATCTTCTCCGAGAACCTGCCCATTGCCAACCCCAGCCTGGAAGTAGCCAACGAGTTCAACCTCGACCCCATCATGTGCATGCTCAACGGCGGCGAAGACTACGAACTGCTCTTCACTGTGCCCCTCGCCGACCACGCCCGCATCAAAAACCACCCCGACATCACCATCATCGGCCACATGGTCGACCAGAGCGAAGGCGCCAACCTGATTACCAAAGCCGGCCAGCCCGTGCCATTACGCGCCCAAGGGTTCAGTCATTTTGACCACTGA
- a CDS encoding phenylacetic acid degradation b, whose amino-acid sequence MSLSSLDPRIARLGLPDAPPPPPDKPALDQFQTYEAFHQKKEGTAYTYVGPVHAPEADVAFLFAKEQYSRRFPCTGLWVVPTDAIRVSAYVGDQESVYDTVPTAASSVGEEFEIFHLKKRGKAHVHAGTVRAASAEEALQQAKAAFGEQRPVVNVWVVRSADVLRSDEADRDMWTTTPEKKYRDAIAYKVQDRIDRFKKEGLGDLGA is encoded by the coding sequence ATGTCCCTCTCCTCTCTCGACCCGCGCATTGCCCGGCTGGGTTTGCCGGACGCTCCGCCGCCCCCGCCCGATAAGCCGGCGCTGGACCAGTTCCAGACCTACGAGGCGTTTCACCAGAAGAAAGAAGGTACAGCGTATACCTACGTGGGGCCGGTGCACGCCCCGGAAGCTGATGTGGCGTTTCTCTTTGCCAAAGAGCAGTACAGCCGCCGCTTTCCGTGTACGGGCCTGTGGGTGGTGCCCACCGATGCCATTCGGGTGTCGGCGTACGTGGGCGACCAGGAGTCGGTGTACGACACGGTGCCGACAGCGGCTTCTTCGGTGGGGGAAGAATTTGAGATTTTCCATCTGAAAAAGCGCGGTAAAGCCCACGTGCACGCGGGTACGGTGCGGGCCGCGTCGGCGGAAGAGGCGTTGCAGCAGGCCAAAGCAGCATTTGGCGAGCAGCGGCCGGTGGTGAACGTGTGGGTGGTGCGCTCCGCGGACGTACTGCGCTCCGACGAGGCGGACCGGGACATGTGGACCACCACGCCCGAAAAGAAGTACCGCGACGCCATTGCCTACAAAGTGCAGGACCGCATCGACCGGTTTAAAAAGGAGGGTCTTGGGGACTTAGGGGCTTAG